The sequence below is a genomic window from Marinobacter sp. SS13-12.
GTTCTGCCATTGAGCTGATGGTTCTGGACGAGGTGGACTCGACCAATGCCGAAATCGTGCGGCGGCGCCAGGACCCCGCAACCGGCCGCATTCCCATTTGTATCGCGGACTGTCAGACCGCTGGCCGCGGTAGGCGCGGGCGGCCATGGCAAAGTCCCCGGGGTCAGAACCTCTACCTTAGCCTGGGGCTTACCTTTCGGGGCAGCTTTGCCATGCTCGACGGGTTGAGCCTGGTGCTGGGTGTCGCTGTCGCTGAAGCGCTGGAGCATCAGGGAGTGGCTGGTGTGGGGCTGAAATGGCCCAATGACATTTTCGTTGGAGGCAGCAAGCTCTCCGGTATCCTGGTTGAACTTCAGGGAGAGCTCGAAGAGGGTGTTGTGAAGGTGGTGGCCGGTATTGGTATGAATGTACACATGACTGACGCTGCAGGTGTCGACCAGGCCTGGAGCAGTCTGGCCCGGGCTGTGCCTGAACGCCGCTGGTGCCGTAACGAACTTGCGGCATCGGTCATCAATTCGGTTCTGGGAGCCGTGGATGAGTTCGCGGAGCAAGGCTTCGGCGGGTTCCGGGAGCGCTGGCAGAGCCGTGACATCTTCGCCGGAAAGCCGCTGGTGGCCACCCAGGGTGAGCTTTCCGGAATCGGCCGCGGTATAGACGACTCCGGCAACTACCTGATCGCAGAGGGTGAAGAGCTGGTAAAGGTTCGTGCCGGTGAGATAAGCCTGCGGGTGCAGTCATGAAGCTGCTGATAGATGCCGGGAACACCCGTATAAAATGGCAGCTGCGCGCTCGCGGAGATGTGCTGGAAAAGGGTTTTGCAAGTCTGGACGAGGACGGGGGCTTTCAGGATTGGGCCCCCTGGGCTGACGCCATTGAGTGTATCGCCATATCGACCGTAATTTCGGAAGACCGACGTCAGCACCTACAGGCCAGGCTTGAAGCTGCGTGCAAAGCACCCGTTATCTTTCACTGGGCGGAAAACCGTCGCGGAAAGCTGATGAATGCCTATAGCGATGTGACCAGAATGGGGGCCGACCGCTGGCATGCCATGTGCGGTGGCTGGCAGGCGACAGGTGCCGGCGGGTTTGCGGTTGTAGACGCAGGCAGCGCCATTACCGTTGATTATGTCGCCAGGTCCGGTGCCCACCTGGGCGGATATATCTTGCCGGGCAAGCAGATGATGCTGCGCTCGCTCAAGCAGGATGCTGCCAGGATAGGGTTCGACAGTCTGGATGCCGAGCAGGGCAGTCCTGGCGCTTCCACGACAGAGTGCGTCCAGCATGGCTTGGCGTGGCTCCGGGAAGCAATGGTCGCGCGATTACATAAGGATGTCAGCCATTTCGGGCTGGATCGGGTTCTGGTCACCGGTGGTGATGCTTCGGGCCTGATTGGCGCGGGGCTCTCTGCTATTCATGATCCCTAT
It includes:
- a CDS encoding biotin--[acetyl-CoA-carboxylase] ligase, with the protein product MKSRALLGLLADGQVHSGESLAASLGISRTAIWKQIRRAMDKGIRIETIRGKGYRLLTDMDLLDQSQILKGLGVRHRSAIELMVLDEVDSTNAEIVRRRQDPATGRIPICIADCQTAGRGRRGRPWQSPRGQNLYLSLGLTFRGSFAMLDGLSLVLGVAVAEALEHQGVAGVGLKWPNDIFVGGSKLSGILVELQGELEEGVVKVVAGIGMNVHMTDAAGVDQAWSSLARAVPERRWCRNELAASVINSVLGAVDEFAEQGFGGFRERWQSRDIFAGKPLVATQGELSGIGRGIDDSGNYLIAEGEELVKVRAGEISLRVQS
- a CDS encoding type III pantothenate kinase — encoded protein: MKLLIDAGNTRIKWQLRARGDVLEKGFASLDEDGGFQDWAPWADAIECIAISTVISEDRRQHLQARLEAACKAPVIFHWAENRRGKLMNAYSDVTRMGADRWHAMCGGWQATGAGGFAVVDAGSAITVDYVARSGAHLGGYILPGKQMMLRSLKQDAARIGFDSLDAEQGSPGASTTECVQHGLAWLREAMVARLHKDVSHFGLDRVLVTGGDASGLIGAGLSAIHDPYLVLNGLAAVDGGWEPE